The Acinonyx jubatus isolate Ajub_Pintada_27869175 chromosome D1, VMU_Ajub_asm_v1.0, whole genome shotgun sequence genome includes a window with the following:
- the CARNS1 gene encoding carnosine synthase 1 isoform X2: protein MLSLDPLGPAWDCPLASKDLEEEEGPWGGGAGLPPPGCFSGSWRHDVGLDCKGSLEEAEARAWTVYHYSLLQSCLQQAGLPETQDRSQVPRTGCPGAEVTLCILGSPSTFLSVLLEGGVQSPGNMLLCLSPAWLTKVPAPGQPGESALLVSKAVSFYPGGLTFLDDFVPPRRATYFLAGLGLGPGRGREAAELARDLTCPTGASAELARLLEDRLLTRRLLAQQGGVAVPATLAFTYKPPALLRVGDASPGLRLVELSGKEGQETLVKEEVEAFLHSEALGDALQVAVKLSGWRWRGRQALRLYSQKELGTVVDMVLALLEKLEEEESVLVEAVCPPAQLPFPGSPPPGPELAVRICAVVCRTQGDRPLLSKVVCSVGREDRPLRHRSSLPQTLEVALARCGLGEATQVAVVRRRVKAAAEAALAAVLALEAGLSAEQRGGRRARTDFLGVDFALTVADRALTPVALELNCGLCLEACGALEGLWAAQRSQPAAREAAAAPLVETMLRRSAHCLMEGKQLLLIGAGGVSKKFVWEAARDYGLKLHLVESDPNHFASQLVQTFIHFDVTEHRRDEENARLLAELVRARGLQLDGCFSYWDDCLVLTALLCQELGLPCSPPAAMRLAKQKSCTQLHLLRCHGPPWPAPSLHAVPCCPLESEADVERAVHQVPLPGVMKLEFGAGAVGVRLVEDAPQCHEHFSRITRDLQGEADHPGIGLGWGNAMLLMEFIEGTEHDVDLVVYGGRLLAAFVSDNGPTRLPGFTETAACMPTGLAPEQEAQLVQAAFRCCLGCGLLDGVFNVELKLTRAGPKLIEINPRMGGFYLRDWILELYGVDLLLAAAMVACGLRPALPSHPRARGHLVGVMCLASQHLQTLSSTASRETLQALHDQGLLRFNLLEEVLVPGEYEEPYCSVACAGPSLAEARLRLLGLCQGLGIDGPHYPVAHFLSHFK from the exons CTCTCTCTGGATCCACTGGGTCCCGCGTGGGACTGCCCGCTGGCCTCCAAGgacctggaggaagaggagggcccATGGGGAGGAGGCGCTGGCCTGCCACCCCCAGGCTGCTTCTCTGGCTCCTGGCGCCATGACGTGGGCCTGGACTGCAAGGGCTCCCTCGAGGAAGCGGAGGCCCGGGCGTGGACCGTCTACCACTATAGCCTCCTCCAGAGCTGTCTTCAGCAAGCTGGCCTGCCGGAGACCCAGGACCgcagccaggtgccccgcacAG GCTGCCCTGGTGCGGAGGTGACCTTATGCATTCTGGGATCCCCCAGCACCTTTCTGTCCGTGCTGCTGGAAGGAGGGGTCCAGAGCCCGG GAAACATGCTCCtttgcctgtcccctgcttggcTGACGAAGGTGCCAGCACCTGGGCAGCCGGGCGAGTCGGCCCTGCTGGTCTCCAAGGCCGTGAGCTTCTACCCGGGGGGCTTGACATTCCTGGATGACTTTGTCCCCCCACGCCGAGCCACCTACTTCCTGGcgggcctggggctgggacctGGCCGGGGTCGAGAGGCAGCTGAACTTGCCCGTGACCTGACCTGCCCCACAGGAGCCTCAGCTGAGCTGGCCCGGCTGCTGGAAGACAGGCTGCTGACCAGGAGATTGCTGGCTCAGCAGGGTGGCGTGGCTGTGCCAGCTACCCTGGCTTTCACCTACAAGCCACCAGCACTGCTGCGGGTAGGGGATGCCAGCCCAGGACTACGGCTGGTGGAGCTGAGTGGCAAAGAGGGCCAGGAGACACTGGTGAAGGAGGAAGTAGAGGCCTTTCTGCACTCCGAGGCCTTGGGTGATGCCCTGCAG GTGGCCGTGAAGCTCAGTGGCTGGCGCTGGCGGGGGCGGCAGGCACTGCGTCTGTACTCGCAAAAGGAGCTGGGCACAGTGGTCGACATGGTGCTGGCATTGCTGGAGaaactggaggaggaggagagtgtCCTGGTGGAGGCTGTGTGCCCACCTGCCCAGCTGCCCTTCCCAG GCAGTCCCCCACCTGGCCCTGAGCTGGCTGTGCGGATCTGTGCTGTGGTATGTCGGACACAGGGTGACAGGCCCTTGCTGAGCAAG GTGGTGTGCAGTGTGGGCCGTGAGGACCGGCCTCTGCGGCACCGGAGCTCCTTGCCACAGACGCTGGAGGTGGCACTGGCCCGGTGCGGCCTGGGTGAAGCGACGCAGGTGGCGGTCGTGCGGCGGCGCGTCAAGGCAGCGGCCGAGGCCGCGCTGGCCGCCGTGCTGGCCCTGGAGGCCGGCCTGAGCGCTGAGCAGCGCGGCGGGCGCCGGGCCCGCACTGACTTCCTCG GCGTAGACTTCGCGCTGACTGTGGCAGACCGCGCGCTGACCCCCGTAGCCCTGGAGCTGAACTGCGGCCTGTGTCTGGAGGCGTGCGGTGCGCTCGAGGGGCTGTGGGCCGCGCAGCGCTCGCAGCCGGCGGCCCGGGAGGCCGCGGCCGCGCCGCTCGTGGAGACCATGCTGCGACGCTCGGCGCACTGCCTCATGGAGGGCAAGCAGCTGCTGCTGATCGGCGCGGGCGGCGTCAGCAAGAAGTTCGTGTGGGAGGCGGCGCGCGACTACGGGCTCAAG CTGCACCTAGTGGAGTCGGATCCCAACCACTTTGCATCCCAACTGGTGCAGACTTTCATCCACTTTGATGTGACAGAGCACCGGAGGGACGAAGAGAATGCGCGGCTGCTGGCGGAACTGGTGCGGGCACGTGGCCTGCAGCTCGATGGCTGCTTCTCCTACTGGGACGACTGCCTAGTACTCACGGCCTTGCTCTGCCAGGAGCTGGGTCTGCCCTGCAGCCCCCCGGCTGCCATGCGCCTGGCCAAGCAGAAGAGCTGCACCCAGCTGCACCTGTTGCGCTGCCATGGCCCACCCTGGCCCGCGCCCTCCCTCCATGCCGTGCCCTGCTGCCCGCTGGAGAGTGAGGCCGATGTGGAGAGGGCCgtccaccaggtgcccctgccgGGTGTCATGAAGCTGGAGTTTGGGGCAGGCGCAGTGGGTGTGCGGCTGGTGGAGGACGCACCGCAGTGCCACGAACACTTTTCCCGGATCACCCGCGACCTGCAGGGTGAGGCTGACCACCCCGGCAtcgggctgggctgggggaaTGCCATGCTGCTGATGGAGTTCATTGAGGGCACCGAGCACGATGTGGATCTGGTGGTCTATGGTGGGCGACTGTTGGCCGCCTTCGTCTCCGACAATGGCCCCACGAGGCTGCCTGGCTTCACTGAGACGGCGGCCTGCATGCCCACTGGGCTGGCACCGGAGCAGGAGGCACAGCTGGTGCAGGCAGCCTTCCGCTGTTGCCTGGGCTGCGGGCTGCTGGATGGGGTCTTCAACGTGGAGCTCAAGCTCACCAGGGCCGGGCCGAAACTCATCGAGATCAACCCTCGGATGGGTGGCTTCTACCTGAGAGACTGGATCCTGGAGCTCTATGGTGTGGACCTGCTGCTGGCTGCAGCTATGGTGGCCTGTGGCCTGCGGCCTGCCTTGCCCAGCCACCCACGTGCCCGTGGCCACCTGGTGGGCGTCATGTGCCTGGCTTCCCAGCACCTTCAGACTCTGAGTTCCACCGCCAGCCGTGAGACCCTGCAGGCTCTTCATGACCAAGGCCTGCTGCGCTTCAATTTGCTGGAGGAGGTCCTGGTGCCTGGTGAATACGAGGAGCCCTACTGCAGTGTGGCTTGTGCTGGGCCCAGCCTGGCTGAGGCTCGTCTCCGCCTGCTGGGCCTCTGCCAGGGTCTGGGCATCGATGGGCCCCACTACCCTGTTGCCCACTTCCTGTCCCACTTCAAATAG
- the CARNS1 gene encoding carnosine synthase 1 isoform X3: MATKVLWTEGFTGCPGAEVTLCILGSPSTFLSVLLEGGVQSPGNMLLCLSPAWLTKVPAPGQPGESALLVSKAVSFYPGGLTFLDDFVPPRRATYFLAGLGLGPGRGREAAELARDLTCPTGASAELARLLEDRLLTRRLLAQQGGVAVPATLAFTYKPPALLRVGDASPGLRLVELSGKEGQETLVKEEVEAFLHSEALGDALQVAVKLSGWRWRGRQALRLYSQKELGTVVDMVLALLEKLEEEESVLVEAVCPPAQLPFPGSPPPGPELAVRICAVVCRTQGDRPLLSKVVCSVGREDRPLRHRSSLPQTLEVALARCGLGEATQVAVVRRRVKAAAEAALAAVLALEAGLSAEQRGGRRARTDFLGVDFALTVADRALTPVALELNCGLCLEACGALEGLWAAQRSQPAAREAAAAPLVETMLRRSAHCLMEGKQLLLIGAGGVSKKFVWEAARDYGLKLHLVESDPNHFASQLVQTFIHFDVTEHRRDEENARLLAELVRARGLQLDGCFSYWDDCLVLTALLCQELGLPCSPPAAMRLAKQKSCTQLHLLRCHGPPWPAPSLHAVPCCPLESEADVERAVHQVPLPGVMKLEFGAGAVGVRLVEDAPQCHEHFSRITRDLQGEADHPGIGLGWGNAMLLMEFIEGTEHDVDLVVYGGRLLAAFVSDNGPTRLPGFTETAACMPTGLAPEQEAQLVQAAFRCCLGCGLLDGVFNVELKLTRAGPKLIEINPRMGGFYLRDWILELYGVDLLLAAAMVACGLRPALPSHPRARGHLVGVMCLASQHLQTLSSTASRETLQALHDQGLLRFNLLEEVLVPGEYEEPYCSVACAGPSLAEARLRLLGLCQGLGIDGPHYPVAHFLSHFK, encoded by the exons ATGGCCACAAAGGTTTTGTGGACAGAGGGGTTCACAG GCTGCCCTGGTGCGGAGGTGACCTTATGCATTCTGGGATCCCCCAGCACCTTTCTGTCCGTGCTGCTGGAAGGAGGGGTCCAGAGCCCGG GAAACATGCTCCtttgcctgtcccctgcttggcTGACGAAGGTGCCAGCACCTGGGCAGCCGGGCGAGTCGGCCCTGCTGGTCTCCAAGGCCGTGAGCTTCTACCCGGGGGGCTTGACATTCCTGGATGACTTTGTCCCCCCACGCCGAGCCACCTACTTCCTGGcgggcctggggctgggacctGGCCGGGGTCGAGAGGCAGCTGAACTTGCCCGTGACCTGACCTGCCCCACAGGAGCCTCAGCTGAGCTGGCCCGGCTGCTGGAAGACAGGCTGCTGACCAGGAGATTGCTGGCTCAGCAGGGTGGCGTGGCTGTGCCAGCTACCCTGGCTTTCACCTACAAGCCACCAGCACTGCTGCGGGTAGGGGATGCCAGCCCAGGACTACGGCTGGTGGAGCTGAGTGGCAAAGAGGGCCAGGAGACACTGGTGAAGGAGGAAGTAGAGGCCTTTCTGCACTCCGAGGCCTTGGGTGATGCCCTGCAG GTGGCCGTGAAGCTCAGTGGCTGGCGCTGGCGGGGGCGGCAGGCACTGCGTCTGTACTCGCAAAAGGAGCTGGGCACAGTGGTCGACATGGTGCTGGCATTGCTGGAGaaactggaggaggaggagagtgtCCTGGTGGAGGCTGTGTGCCCACCTGCCCAGCTGCCCTTCCCAG GCAGTCCCCCACCTGGCCCTGAGCTGGCTGTGCGGATCTGTGCTGTGGTATGTCGGACACAGGGTGACAGGCCCTTGCTGAGCAAG GTGGTGTGCAGTGTGGGCCGTGAGGACCGGCCTCTGCGGCACCGGAGCTCCTTGCCACAGACGCTGGAGGTGGCACTGGCCCGGTGCGGCCTGGGTGAAGCGACGCAGGTGGCGGTCGTGCGGCGGCGCGTCAAGGCAGCGGCCGAGGCCGCGCTGGCCGCCGTGCTGGCCCTGGAGGCCGGCCTGAGCGCTGAGCAGCGCGGCGGGCGCCGGGCCCGCACTGACTTCCTCG GCGTAGACTTCGCGCTGACTGTGGCAGACCGCGCGCTGACCCCCGTAGCCCTGGAGCTGAACTGCGGCCTGTGTCTGGAGGCGTGCGGTGCGCTCGAGGGGCTGTGGGCCGCGCAGCGCTCGCAGCCGGCGGCCCGGGAGGCCGCGGCCGCGCCGCTCGTGGAGACCATGCTGCGACGCTCGGCGCACTGCCTCATGGAGGGCAAGCAGCTGCTGCTGATCGGCGCGGGCGGCGTCAGCAAGAAGTTCGTGTGGGAGGCGGCGCGCGACTACGGGCTCAAG CTGCACCTAGTGGAGTCGGATCCCAACCACTTTGCATCCCAACTGGTGCAGACTTTCATCCACTTTGATGTGACAGAGCACCGGAGGGACGAAGAGAATGCGCGGCTGCTGGCGGAACTGGTGCGGGCACGTGGCCTGCAGCTCGATGGCTGCTTCTCCTACTGGGACGACTGCCTAGTACTCACGGCCTTGCTCTGCCAGGAGCTGGGTCTGCCCTGCAGCCCCCCGGCTGCCATGCGCCTGGCCAAGCAGAAGAGCTGCACCCAGCTGCACCTGTTGCGCTGCCATGGCCCACCCTGGCCCGCGCCCTCCCTCCATGCCGTGCCCTGCTGCCCGCTGGAGAGTGAGGCCGATGTGGAGAGGGCCgtccaccaggtgcccctgccgGGTGTCATGAAGCTGGAGTTTGGGGCAGGCGCAGTGGGTGTGCGGCTGGTGGAGGACGCACCGCAGTGCCACGAACACTTTTCCCGGATCACCCGCGACCTGCAGGGTGAGGCTGACCACCCCGGCAtcgggctgggctgggggaaTGCCATGCTGCTGATGGAGTTCATTGAGGGCACCGAGCACGATGTGGATCTGGTGGTCTATGGTGGGCGACTGTTGGCCGCCTTCGTCTCCGACAATGGCCCCACGAGGCTGCCTGGCTTCACTGAGACGGCGGCCTGCATGCCCACTGGGCTGGCACCGGAGCAGGAGGCACAGCTGGTGCAGGCAGCCTTCCGCTGTTGCCTGGGCTGCGGGCTGCTGGATGGGGTCTTCAACGTGGAGCTCAAGCTCACCAGGGCCGGGCCGAAACTCATCGAGATCAACCCTCGGATGGGTGGCTTCTACCTGAGAGACTGGATCCTGGAGCTCTATGGTGTGGACCTGCTGCTGGCTGCAGCTATGGTGGCCTGTGGCCTGCGGCCTGCCTTGCCCAGCCACCCACGTGCCCGTGGCCACCTGGTGGGCGTCATGTGCCTGGCTTCCCAGCACCTTCAGACTCTGAGTTCCACCGCCAGCCGTGAGACCCTGCAGGCTCTTCATGACCAAGGCCTGCTGCGCTTCAATTTGCTGGAGGAGGTCCTGGTGCCTGGTGAATACGAGGAGCCCTACTGCAGTGTGGCTTGTGCTGGGCCCAGCCTGGCTGAGGCTCGTCTCCGCCTGCTGGGCCTCTGCCAGGGTCTGGGCATCGATGGGCCCCACTACCCTGTTGCCCACTTCCTGTCCCACTTCAAATAG